From a region of the Campylobacteraceae bacterium genome:
- the lysS gene encoding lysine--tRNA ligase yields MFENKYIQQRIEKADKLRDLGINPYSNESNRDTKVVDFLEKNKDVAEREDRRDETRQFCLSGRIKFFRLMGKASFLKIEDESGLLQIYVSRDNLPEDFYNTIFKKTIEVGDIIEVKGYPFVTNKGELSLHVHGLRILTKAISPLPEKYHGLADKELRYRQRYLDLIMNPEVKETFKTRSKVISLTRRFFEDKGFLEVETPMMHPIAGGANARPFVTHHNALGIDRYLRIAPELYLKRLIVGGFEAVFEINRCFRNEGMDATHNPEFTSIEFYWAYKTYKDLIVLTKEYFEYLFEHLNLPKVLPYGDVEIDFSKFTEIPLIQSLIDIGNVPASIVEDKEKIIAYLKENKVDVNVNMNLGQLQGELFDEYVEAKLINPTFITDYPVEISPLARRSDEQTHLTQRFELFMAGKEIANAFSELNDPLDQLARFQAQVAAKDAGGDDEAHEMDEDYVNALSYGMAPTAGQGIGIDRLVMMLTNQHSIRDVLLFPAMKPTHHEIDLHSDEA; encoded by the coding sequence GTGTTTGAAAACAAATACATACAACAAAGAATAGAAAAAGCAGACAAATTAAGAGACTTAGGAATCAATCCTTATAGTAATGAATCAAACAGAGATACAAAAGTTGTTGATTTTCTTGAAAAGAATAAAGACGTAGCTGAACGTGAAGACAGAAGAGATGAAACAAGACAATTTTGTTTATCTGGACGAATTAAATTTTTTAGACTTATGGGAAAAGCAAGTTTTTTAAAAATTGAAGATGAATCTGGTTTATTACAAATTTATGTTTCAAGAGACAATCTTCCAGAAGATTTTTACAATACAATTTTCAAAAAAACCATTGAAGTTGGAGATATTATTGAAGTAAAGGGATATCCTTTTGTTACGAATAAAGGTGAGTTATCACTTCATGTTCATGGTCTTAGAATCTTAACAAAAGCGATTTCACCTCTTCCTGAAAAATACCATGGTTTAGCAGATAAAGAATTAAGATACAGACAAAGATATTTGGATTTAATTATGAATCCAGAAGTTAAAGAAACGTTTAAAACAAGATCAAAAGTAATCTCTTTAACTAGAAGATTTTTTGAAGACAAGGGATTTTTAGAAGTAGAAACTCCAATGATGCATCCAATTGCAGGTGGTGCTAATGCGAGACCTTTTGTTACCCATCACAATGCTTTAGGAATTGATAGGTATTTACGAATAGCACCTGAATTGTATTTAAAACGATTAATTGTTGGTGGTTTTGAAGCTGTATTTGAAATTAACAGATGTTTTAGAAATGAAGGAATGGATGCAACGCATAATCCTGAGTTTACATCTATTGAGTTTTATTGGGCTTATAAAACATATAAAGATTTAATAGTTTTAACCAAAGAATATTTTGAATATTTATTTGAGCACTTAAACTTACCAAAAGTACTTCCTTATGGAGATGTAGAAATTGATTTCTCAAAATTTACTGAAATTCCATTAATTCAATCATTAATTGATATTGGAAATGTTCCAGCTTCAATTGTTGAAGATAAAGAAAAAATCATTGCTTATTTAAAAGAAAATAAAGTAGATGTAAATGTAAATATGAATCTTGGACAATTACAAGGTGAATTATTTGATGAGTATGTAGAAGCTAAATTAATTAACCCTACTTTTATTACAGACTATCCTGTAGAGATTTCACCCCTTGCTAGAAGAAGTGATGAACAAACACATTTAACGCAACGCTTTGAGTTATTTATGGCTGGAAAAGAAATTGCAAATGCATTTTCTGAGTTAAATGATCCTTTAGATCAGTTAGCACGATTTCAAGCACAAGTTGCTGCAAAAGATGCAGGGGGAGATGATGAAGCTCATGAAATGGATGAAGATTATGTAAATGCTTTATCCTATGGTATGGCACCTACTGCTGGCCAAGGTATTGGAATTGATAGACTCGTAATGATGTTAACAAACCAACATTCAATCAGAGATGTTTTATTGTTTCCAGCAATGAAACCAACACATCATGAAATTGATTTACATTCAGACGAAGCTTAG
- a CDS encoding CvpA family protein → MQDFSIFDMVIIGITLALGLKGLFKGFIKEVFGLVGIIGGIYVASRFSDVVGDLIAPLLALESKATITLIGFVTALVGFWIVVYILGMILSKVFAMSGLGVFDRLLGFVFGSAKIFLIFAVIAHALYQIESFKTSIDEKATNSYVIPFLLKTGSYIVKLDTKTISSGLEKTVEVIMPSKQNVAETIEVAKETITETINETKEMIQEKSEALIKETTEEKIKEMLPTSN, encoded by the coding sequence TTGCAAGACTTTTCTATTTTTGACATGGTAATCATAGGTATTACATTAGCTTTAGGGCTTAAGGGACTTTTTAAAGGTTTTATTAAAGAAGTATTTGGCCTTGTAGGCATTATTGGTGGTATTTATGTAGCATCTAGATTTTCTGATGTTGTAGGGGATTTAATTGCTCCTCTTTTAGCATTGGAAAGTAAAGCAACTATTACACTAATAGGTTTTGTTACGGCTTTAGTAGGCTTTTGGATTGTTGTTTATATCTTAGGAATGATTTTATCTAAAGTATTTGCAATGAGTGGGTTGGGTGTATTTGATAGATTATTGGGATTTGTTTTTGGATCTGCAAAAATATTTTTAATCTTTGCAGTAATAGCTCATGCTTTATACCAAATAGAGTCATTTAAAACATCAATTGATGAAAAAGCAACAAATTCATATGTAATTCCTTTTTTATTAAAAACAGGGTCATATATAGTTAAACTCGATACTAAAACAATTTCTTCTGGTCTTGAAAAAACAGTAGAAGTAATTATGCCTTCTAAGCAAAATGTTGCTGAGACTATAGAAGTTGCAAAAGAGACAATCACTGAAACAATTAATGAAACAAAAGAAATGATTCAAGAAAAAAGTGAAGCATTAATAAAAGAAACAACAGAAGAAAAAATTAAAGAAATGTTACCTACAAGTAATTAA
- the ispG gene encoding flavodoxin-dependent (E)-4-hydroxy-3-methylbut-2-enyl-diphosphate synthase — MIKRYKTKKIFVGSVAVGGDAPISVQSMTFTKTDDVQATLDQIKRLHFAGADIVRLAVPDKAAALSLKEICEQSSLPIVADIHFNYKFALIAAEVVDCIRINPGNIGNKERVKEIVKACQQRNLPIRIGVNSGSLEKQFENKYGQTPEGMIASADYNIKYLEDLGFTDIKVSLKASDVQRTVAAYKGLRPKNHYPFHLGVTEAGTEFHSTIKSSIALGSLLLDGIGDTLRISMTGALEKEIEVGRAILKDAGIVKEGVNIISCPTCGRIEADLVTAVAEVEKRTKHIKAPLNLSVMGCVVNALGEAKAADVAIAYGKGSGLIIKKGETIAKLPTDQLLERFLQEVEIEAAKSDASS, encoded by the coding sequence ATGATAAAAAGATATAAAACCAAAAAAATATTTGTAGGTTCAGTAGCTGTTGGTGGGGATGCTCCTATCTCAGTACAATCTATGACATTTACAAAAACAGATGATGTTCAAGCTACTCTAGATCAAATCAAACGTCTGCATTTTGCAGGTGCTGATATAGTAAGATTAGCAGTGCCTGATAAAGCAGCTGCTTTGTCATTAAAAGAAATTTGTGAACAAAGTTCACTTCCTATTGTTGCAGATATTCATTTTAACTATAAGTTTGCACTAATTGCTGCGGAAGTAGTAGATTGTATACGAATTAATCCAGGTAATATTGGAAATAAAGAGCGGGTAAAAGAAATTGTAAAAGCCTGCCAACAAAGAAACCTCCCCATTAGAATTGGTGTTAACTCAGGTTCACTCGAAAAACAATTTGAAAATAAATACGGTCAAACTCCAGAAGGTATGATTGCCTCGGCTGATTATAATATCAAATACCTAGAAGATCTAGGCTTTACAGATATTAAAGTCTCTCTAAAAGCAAGCGATGTTCAAAGAACAGTAGCAGCGTATAAAGGATTAAGACCTAAAAATCATTATCCTTTCCACTTAGGGGTTACTGAAGCTGGAACAGAATTTCACTCAACGATTAAATCTTCAATCGCTTTAGGTTCTTTGCTTTTAGATGGAATAGGGGATACTTTGCGTATTTCTATGACAGGTGCGCTGGAGAAAGAAATAGAAGTAGGGCGAGCAATTCTAAAAGATGCAGGAATAGTTAAAGAAGGCGTAAATATCATTTCTTGTCCAACATGTGGAAGAATTGAAGCTGACTTAGTAACGGCAGTAGCCGAAGTTGAGAAAAGAACCAAACACATAAAAGCACCTTTAAACTTATCTGTAATGGGATGTGTAGTAAATGCCCTAGGTGAAGCAAAAGCAGCCGATGTAGCAATAGCATATGGAAAAGGTTCTGGTCTTATAATTAAAAAAGGCGAAACAATAGCTAAATTACCAACAGATCAATTGTTAGAACGATTTTTGCAAGAAGTAGAAATTGAAGCAGCTAAAAGCGACGCTAGTAGTTAG
- a CDS encoding nucleotidyltransferase domain-containing protein, with the protein MLNIEQLKIDIVNKLKPLNLKKIILFGSYAYGNPDEHSDLDLCIIENSIDSKISKRSKIRKALKDIKISKDILLETNEYFLSHSDDNWINTALYDARHKGIVLFER; encoded by the coding sequence ATGTTAAATATTGAGCAATTAAAAATTGATATTGTTAATAAACTAAAGCCTTTAAATTTAAAAAAAATTATATTATTTGGTTCTTATGCATATGGGAATCCAGATGAGCATAGTGACTTAGACCTTTGTATTATTGAAAACAGTATTGATTCAAAAATAAGTAAAAGATCAAAGATAAGAAAAGCTCTAAAAGATATAAAAATTTCTAAAGATATTTTACTTGAAACGAATGAATATTTTTTATCTCATAGTGATGATAATTGGATAAATACAGCACTTTATGATGCGAGACATAAGGGGATAGTTCTTTTTGAAAGATAA
- a CDS encoding HEPN domain-containing protein, whose protein sequence is MKDKLINKNDIKSSADMFFYKAIVDLNSAIYLLKAFNENKIEIDIEKIYFDLQQSAEKLLKSILCRKKILFPRSHDLEQLIDICESNGIVLFDEIEILIDLNDYAVEGRYSIIHDDINDSDKYIAVIKKLIKIIEKK, encoded by the coding sequence TTGAAAGATAAATTAATAAATAAAAATGATATAAAATCAAGTGCTGATATGTTTTTTTATAAAGCAATTGTTGATTTAAATTCTGCAATATATTTATTAAAAGCATTTAATGAAAATAAAATTGAAATTGATATTGAAAAGATATATTTTGATTTACAACAAAGTGCAGAAAAACTATTGAAATCAATATTATGCAGAAAAAAGATACTGTTTCCCCGATCTCATGATTTAGAACAACTTATTGATATCTGTGAATCAAATGGTATTGTATTATTCGATGAAATAGAAATTTTAATAGATTTAAATGATTATGCAGTAGAAGGACGGTATTCAATTATACATGACGATATAAATGATTCTGATAAATATATAGCTGTTATAAAGAAGCTAATAAAAATAATAGAAAAAAAATAA
- a CDS encoding replicative DNA helicase, translated as MDSVYSINIERAVLSSILFNPEEIEDVLGLIKHKDFYLPAHQKIFHVMEQLHTADMPIDEEFIRKRIDAKDVDDSILIEILSANPITNTLAYVKEIKDGAVKRELANLATIIKKVAIEDDILASEAVNTIQNELYKITTDSASSELKDMADVTAETLDYIHRMKKLGNKYLIGQTTGFFELDKKTTGFNEGDLIIIAARPAMGKTALVLNMALKNVEANKGVIFFSLEMPAEQLMLRLLAAKTTIPLQNLRKGDLDDLQWSTLSKAFDEFNTKKLFVDDGGSLNINQLRARVRKLAQKEENNISLIIIDYLQLMQGTGGKDRHIEVSEISRGLKLLAREIKVPIIALSQLNRGLENRPDKRPMLSDIRESGSIEQDADIIMFVYRDDVYKQRDEMRKEKEAKDKGEEYKSTFIDKPIEEAEIIIGKQRNGPIGTVKLDFHKALTKFVDKENQETAPIEVVFESVSDVEKETNIDIPMIL; from the coding sequence ATGGACAGCGTATACAGTATAAACATTGAAAGAGCAGTTCTTAGCTCAATATTATTTAATCCAGAAGAAATCGAAGATGTTTTAGGTCTGATAAAACACAAAGATTTTTATCTTCCTGCTCATCAAAAGATATTTCATGTAATGGAACAATTGCATACAGCTGATATGCCAATAGATGAAGAATTCATAAGAAAAAGAATTGATGCTAAAGATGTAGATGATTCTATTTTAATTGAAATTCTCTCAGCCAATCCCATTACTAATACGCTTGCTTATGTAAAAGAGATAAAAGACGGTGCAGTTAAAAGAGAGCTGGCAAATCTTGCAACAATAATCAAAAAAGTAGCCATAGAAGATGATATTCTTGCCTCAGAAGCAGTAAATACCATTCAAAATGAGCTCTATAAAATCACCACAGATTCTGCCTCTTCAGAATTAAAAGACATGGCTGATGTTACAGCTGAAACCTTAGATTATATTCACAGAATGAAAAAATTAGGAAATAAATACCTAATTGGACAAACTACTGGGTTTTTTGAACTTGATAAAAAAACAACAGGTTTTAATGAAGGAGATTTGATCATAATCGCGGCTAGGCCGGCGATGGGAAAAACAGCACTTGTTTTAAATATGGCTTTAAAAAACGTAGAAGCAAATAAAGGTGTAATTTTTTTCTCCCTTGAAATGCCTGCTGAACAGTTGATGTTAAGACTTCTAGCTGCTAAAACTACTATTCCTCTACAAAACCTAAGAAAAGGTGATTTAGATGATTTACAATGGAGCACACTATCAAAAGCTTTTGACGAATTTAATACCAAAAAACTTTTTGTAGATGATGGTGGATCTCTAAATATTAATCAATTACGAGCAAGAGTGCGAAAACTAGCACAAAAAGAAGAAAATAATATTTCTTTAATCATTATTGATTACCTTCAATTAATGCAAGGAACAGGTGGAAAAGACAGACATATTGAAGTATCTGAAATCTCAAGGGGACTAAAACTCTTGGCACGTGAGATAAAAGTACCTATTATTGCACTTTCTCAGCTAAACAGGGGTTTAGAAAATAGACCAGATAAAAGACCCATGCTGTCAGATATTAGAGAGTCAGGTTCAATAGAACAAGATGCCGATATTATCATGTTTGTATACAGAGATGATGTATACAAACAAAGAGATGAAATGAGAAAAGAAAAAGAAGCCAAAGATAAGGGTGAAGAATATAAATCAACCTTTATAGATAAACCAATAGAAGAAGCAGAAATAATCATAGGAAAACAAAGAAATGGACCAATAGGAACAGTAAAACTAGACTTCCATAAAGCCCTAACAAAATTCGTAGATAAAGAGAATCAAGAAACTGCCCCAATAGAAGTAGTCTTCGAATCAGTATCTGATGTAGAAAAAGAAACGAATATTGATATTCCTATGATTTTATAA
- a CDS encoding glucose-6-phosphate isomerase — protein MQYTKNFYEIKSNDIIFSQIEEELLHIGYYSLPIQDITEILSFAKTVKQKDIAIVGIGGSTLGTYAIYSFLERSNNYDKKLHFFESTDPIDIKTKVKNLNLKDTLFLAISKSGTTIETISIFKYLASLINMDKNNCVIISESDSKLTAYAEENHMKTFDIPKNVGGRFSVLSNVGLVPLSIIGVNIQELLEGAKEIKDSFFNKKEYFTEIFEKARFLVENKKRFNINILFSYSSSLEGFNKWYVQLWGESLGKVNINGTKQSLTPIGLIGPVDQHSFLQLIIEGNRNKTVTFIKIEDYEDDTVIPSNTLDGFDDLNYIDNVKFQDLIGKQADATIQSIKELNDIPYDVITIKKQNEKNIAKLMYTFQLLTSVVGKFVQIDTYNQPGVERGKVILKEKLKVKKA, from the coding sequence ATGCAATATACAAAAAACTTCTATGAGATAAAATCTAATGATATTATTTTTTCACAGATAGAAGAAGAACTCTTACATATAGGATATTATTCACTTCCAATTCAAGATATAACAGAAATTTTATCCTTTGCTAAAACAGTAAAACAAAAAGACATTGCTATTGTAGGAATTGGAGGAAGTACTTTAGGTACTTATGCTATTTATTCTTTTTTAGAAAGAAGTAATAATTATGATAAAAAGCTACATTTTTTTGAATCTACTGATCCTATTGACATCAAAACAAAAGTTAAAAACTTAAATTTGAAAGATACCTTATTTTTAGCGATATCAAAATCAGGTACTACAATTGAAACTATTTCTATTTTTAAATATTTAGCATCTTTAATAAATATGGATAAAAACAATTGTGTAATTATAAGTGAAAGTGATTCGAAATTAACTGCATACGCAGAAGAGAATCATATGAAAACATTTGACATCCCAAAAAATGTAGGAGGAAGATTTTCAGTACTTTCAAATGTAGGATTAGTTCCCTTATCTATTATTGGTGTTAATATACAAGAACTATTAGAGGGTGCAAAAGAAATAAAAGATTCATTTTTTAATAAAAAAGAATACTTTACTGAGATATTTGAAAAAGCAAGATTTTTAGTTGAAAATAAAAAAAGATTTAATATCAATATACTTTTTTCTTACTCTAGCTCACTAGAAGGTTTTAATAAATGGTATGTTCAATTATGGGGTGAGAGTCTTGGTAAAGTAAATATTAATGGTACAAAACAATCTCTAACCCCTATTGGACTAATCGGCCCAGTTGATCAGCACAGTTTTTTACAGCTAATAATAGAAGGTAATAGAAATAAAACAGTCACTTTTATTAAAATAGAAGACTACGAAGACGATACTGTTATTCCATCTAATACCTTAGACGGTTTTGATGATCTTAATTACATAGATAATGTTAAATTCCAAGACTTAATAGGTAAACAAGCAGATGCGACGATACAATCTATAAAAGAACTTAATGATATCCCTTATGATGTCATAACAATTAAAAAACAAAATGAAAAAAATATAGCAAAATTAATGTATACTTTTCAATTGCTAACCTCCGTAGTAGGAAAATTCGTCCAAATTGATACCTACAATCAGCCTGGAGTTGAGCGAGGGAAAGTTATATTAAAAGAAAAATTGAAAGTGAAAAAAGCATGA
- a CDS encoding NAD-dependent epimerase: protein MKILVTGTAGFIGSHLAIKLLENGNEVIGLDNINDYYDQKVKYGRLHRGGIISNLEDGENIEYNELLISSTNANYKFIKLNLEDKDNMMKLFADEKFDAVCNLAAQAGVRYSLTNPSAYMDSNIIGFMNILESCRHNNVKNLSYASSSSVYGLNEELPFSTNHDVSHPISLYAASKKSNELMAHTYSHLFDISTTGLRFFTVYGPWGRPDMALYLFTKAALEGKTIDVFNNGDMLRDFTYVDDIVEGIIRVIDNPAKKDESWNGKTGEVSTSSAPYKIYNIGNNNPVKLMDFITAIENKLGCTIKKNFLPIQAGDVPATFADVQDLIDDLDYKPETPIQEGIDKFIDWYLEFFNIDMEKMNDKK, encoded by the coding sequence ATGAAGATTCTAGTAACAGGAACAGCAGGTTTTATAGGTAGCCATTTAGCGATAAAATTATTAGAAAATGGAAATGAAGTTATAGGACTTGATAATATTAATGATTATTATGATCAAAAAGTAAAATATGGTAGGCTTCATCGTGGCGGCATTATTTCTAATTTAGAAGATGGTGAAAATATTGAATATAATGAACTACTTATTTCTAGTACAAATGCTAATTATAAATTCATAAAACTTAATCTAGAAGATAAAGATAATATGATGAAACTTTTTGCAGATGAAAAATTTGATGCTGTATGTAACTTAGCAGCTCAAGCAGGAGTTAGATATTCATTAACAAATCCTTCTGCATATATGGACTCAAATATTATTGGTTTTATGAATATCTTAGAATCTTGTAGACATAATAATGTAAAAAACTTATCATATGCATCTTCTTCTTCTGTTTATGGCTTAAATGAAGAACTACCATTTTCTACAAATCATGATGTGTCTCATCCTATATCCTTATATGCTGCATCAAAAAAATCAAATGAACTAATGGCTCATACATATTCACATTTATTTGATATCTCAACCACAGGCTTAAGATTCTTTACCGTTTACGGACCATGGGGAAGACCAGATATGGCATTATACCTTTTCACAAAAGCAGCATTGGAAGGAAAAACAATTGATGTATTTAATAATGGTGACATGTTAAGAGATTTTACTTATGTAGATGATATTGTAGAAGGAATCATTAGAGTTATAGATAATCCAGCAAAAAAAGATGAATCTTGGAATGGAAAAACAGGTGAAGTTTCAACTTCTTCCGCACCATACAAGATTTATAATATTGGTAATAACAATCCAGTTAAATTAATGGACTTTATTACAGCAATTGAGAATAAACTTGGCTGCACTATTAAGAAAAACTTTTTACCAATACAAGCGGGTGATGTTCCTGCAACTTTTGCAGACGTACAAGATTTAATAGATGATTTAGATTATAAACCAGAAACACCAATACAAGAAGGAATTGACAAATTTATTGATTGGTATTTAGAATTTTTTAATATAGACATGGAGAAAATGAATGATAAAAAATAA
- a CDS encoding nucleotide sugar dehydrogenase, with translation MIKNKICIIGLGYVGLPLAHAFSSKYEVIGFDIYQKRIDELNVAYDRTLELNENQLQEAIDNNIKFTCNADDIKDCNIYIVTVPTPIDKNKRPDLSPLLKASETIGKILKKDDIVIYESTVYPGATEEECVPVLEKFSNLIFNKDFFCGYSPERINPGDKEHTVTKILKVTAGSTPEIGKKVDELYSSIITAGTHLAPTIKVAEAAKVIENSQRDINIAFVNELAIIFNKLNINTNDVLEAAGTKWNFLKFKPGLVGGHCIGVDPYYLTHKAQQVGYNPEIILAGRRLNDNMGIYVANQVIKLMIKKGHKIEGSKVLILGITFKENCPDIRNSRVIDVIEELKDFGSDITVSDYLADKEEVKKEYNLDLNNDVNFKDFEAIILAVAHDKFKDIRLDNKNQIVYDIKSILKNSDGRL, from the coding sequence ATGATAAAAAATAAGATATGCATAATTGGCCTTGGATATGTAGGTCTTCCTTTGGCTCACGCATTTTCATCTAAATATGAAGTAATAGGTTTTGATATTTATCAAAAAAGAATCGATGAACTTAATGTTGCTTATGATAGAACCTTAGAATTAAATGAAAATCAATTACAAGAAGCAATTGATAATAATATTAAATTTACGTGTAATGCAGACGACATAAAAGATTGCAATATTTATATTGTTACTGTTCCAACACCAATAGATAAAAATAAAAGGCCTGATCTTTCACCTCTCCTAAAAGCAAGTGAAACAATTGGAAAAATTCTAAAAAAAGATGATATTGTTATTTATGAATCCACAGTATATCCAGGTGCAACAGAAGAAGAATGTGTGCCAGTACTAGAGAAATTTTCAAATCTTATTTTCAATAAAGATTTTTTTTGTGGATACTCACCTGAGAGAATTAATCCAGGAGATAAAGAACATACTGTTACAAAAATATTAAAAGTAACAGCTGGTTCAACTCCTGAGATAGGTAAAAAAGTCGATGAATTATATTCTTCTATTATTACAGCAGGTACTCATTTAGCTCCAACAATTAAAGTAGCAGAAGCAGCAAAAGTAATTGAAAATTCTCAAAGAGATATAAATATTGCATTTGTAAATGAATTAGCAATTATATTTAATAAACTTAATATTAATACAAATGACGTATTAGAAGCAGCAGGAACGAAATGGAACTTCTTGAAATTTAAACCTGGCTTAGTTGGAGGACATTGTATTGGTGTTGATCCTTATTATTTAACACATAAAGCGCAGCAAGTTGGATATAATCCTGAAATTATATTAGCAGGAAGAAGATTGAATGACAATATGGGCATTTATGTAGCTAATCAAGTAATAAAACTTATGATTAAAAAAGGTCATAAAATAGAAGGTTCAAAAGTGCTTATTTTGGGTATAACCTTTAAAGAAAATTGTCCTGATATTAGAAACTCTAGAGTAATCGATGTAATTGAAGAACTTAAAGATTTTGGATCTGATATCACTGTTTCAGATTATTTGGCAGACAAAGAAGAGGTAAAAAAAGAATACAATCTTGATTTAAATAATGATGTTAATTTTAAAGATTTTGAGGCAATTATTTTAGCTGTAGCACATGATAAATTTAAAGATATTAGATTAGATAATAAGAATCAAATCGTATATGATATTAAATCTATCTTAAAAAATAGTGATGGAAGATTATAA
- a CDS encoding ABC transporter ATP-binding protein: MINKLRAILTKKDKELFLLLVVFSIFISIIEVIGVSAIMPFISVSMDFDSIHSNQYFSYFYKLFKFDKEINFVIAFGTILVLFYIIRSTINILYTYSLAKFSQGRYHLISYRLFENYMGMTYKNFVKKNSSYLTKTIISEASNLTALISSLLFMLSEVFIVVFIYSMMLYVNYKITLALTLFLLVNAILMMKTISKKIKKEGTNREYIQKSFYEIINKSFGNFKLIKLRTNDQQILGEFEDASLNYARTNTIAQTLLQVPRLLLEAVAFSMIILIILYLVWKYENDISSVLAMLSMFILALYRLMPSVNRILSSYNNILFIHKSLEIVHNDLMYDCEVLGSDRLIFNKKISIKYLNFEYEENKTVLKDINLTIEKGSKIAFVGESGSGKSTLVDVIIGLYKPNKGIIQIDNELLDDENIKSWRSKIGYIPQSVYLFDGTVGDNIAFSNEYNHEKIIKCLKQAKIYEFLKQKEGINTIVGEGGIMLSGGQKQRIAIARALYIEPEILVLDEATSALDDETELEIMDEIYEICNDKTLLIIAHRLSTIKRCDKIYRLRNGKLSIE; the protein is encoded by the coding sequence ATGATAAATAAATTGCGAGCTATACTAACAAAAAAAGATAAAGAATTATTTTTACTGTTAGTAGTCTTTTCTATATTTATATCAATAATTGAAGTTATTGGTGTTTCTGCGATTATGCCTTTTATCTCTGTGTCTATGGATTTCGACTCAATCCATTCAAATCAATATTTTTCATACTTTTATAAACTGTTTAAATTTGATAAAGAAATAAATTTTGTCATTGCATTTGGGACTATTTTAGTTTTATTTTATATAATAAGAAGTACTATTAATATATTATATACATATTCCTTAGCAAAATTCTCCCAAGGTCGATATCATCTTATTTCATATAGATTGTTTGAAAACTATATGGGAATGACATACAAAAATTTTGTTAAAAAGAATTCTTCTTATTTAACAAAAACAATTATAAGTGAAGCTTCAAACTTAACAGCCTTAATATCATCCCTGTTATTTATGTTGAGTGAAGTTTTCATTGTAGTTTTTATTTATTCAATGATGTTATATGTAAATTATAAAATTACGCTAGCCTTAACACTATTTTTATTAGTAAATGCTATTTTAATGATGAAAACTATATCAAAAAAAATAAAAAAAGAAGGTACAAATAGAGAATATATACAGAAATCTTTTTATGAAATAATAAATAAAAGTTTTGGAAACTTTAAACTCATTAAACTACGAACGAATGATCAACAAATATTAGGTGAATTTGAAGATGCTAGTTTAAATTATGCAAGAACAAATACAATTGCGCAAACATTATTACAAGTGCCTAGATTACTGCTAGAAGCAGTTGCTTTTTCTATGATTATACTTATTATTTTATATTTAGTTTGGAAATATGAGAATGATATCTCTTCCGTTCTCGCTATGCTTTCAATGTTTATTTTAGCCTTGTATAGACTTATGCCTTCAGTAAATAGAATATTAAGCAGTTATAATAATATTTTATTTATACATAAATCACTTGAAATTGTTCATAACGATTTGATGTATGATTGTGAAGTATTAGGTTCAGATAGACTTATTTTTAATAAAAAAATTAGTATTAAATATCTGAATTTTGAATATGAAGAGAATAAGACAGTTTTAAAAGATATTAATTTAACTATTGAAAAAGGTTCTAAAATTGCTTTTGTTGGTGAAAGTGGTAGTGGTAAGAGTACCTTAGTTGATGTAATTATTGGACTTTACAAGCCTAATAAGGGGATAATACAGATTGATAATGAGTTATTAGATGATGAAAATATAAAATCTTGGAGAAGTAAAATAGGATATATACCTCAATCAGTTTATTTATTTGATGGCACGGTTGGAGATAATATTGCGTTTAGTAATGAATATAATCATGAAAAAATTATAAAATGTTTAAAACAAGCAAAAATATATGAATTTTTAAAACAAAAAGAGGGTATAAATACAATAGTAGGAGAAGGTGGTATTATGTTAAGTGGAGGGCAAAAACAAAGAATAGCGATTGCAAGAGCTTTATATATTGAACCCGAAATATTAGTACTTGATGAAGCAACTTCTGCTTTAGATGATGAAACAGAATTAGAAATCATGGATGAAATTTATGAAATATGTAATGATAAAACTTTGTTAATTATTGCGCATAGGTTAAGTACAATAAAAAGGTGTGATAAAATATATAGGCTTCGTAATGGGAAGTTAAGTATTGAATAA